Part of the Amphiura filiformis chromosome 9, Afil_fr2py, whole genome shotgun sequence genome is shown below.
ATCAGTTAAGGCATTATAACCCGTTATATTAGGCGTTATTGCGTTtactaatttcggggtattttcgggATCCTCCTTGGAAGACGTAGGCCTAGGcgctaggcctatatcatagtagttaAAAAGGTCAGGACAGGTATattggtaacgggtgttgggcaattagagataggcctataacaagaactgtccgacccgagaaccgcgaaatctagttttatATAAAGATCTGCGAAAAAAAGGGCAATGAGCAAAGAAAATACGGAAAATACTCAAGCCTCTCACTTTTAAATGTACGCGTGTAAGAGGGTTACATGGCGCAGTGCGCACGCGTGACGCGGATCGCTCAATCCACTTACGCAACGCGTGCGCCATGTTGCTAAGCGAACTCTCACGCAAAATTTATCAAGAACAACAAAATACGCTGAACACTTTTTTCCGCTTGACAGGAAGCAGAGCAGCAATTTGCCATACGGAAAGAGGACAAGAAGAggaattttttctcaaaatgctgAAGTGGGTGGTCTTTCTAGCTGCCGTTGCGCTAGCAGGTTTGTTTTAACTGAGCTTATTCTTGACATTTGTATTCAAAGATCTTTTACGAGTAAGATCCCGGCACGTTAACAATTTGACGGCGATCTTTTCGTTTAGACTACACAaccgttttcgccaaacgtttgtcaaacaattgccgagcacaaacgtttgtcaaacattttcgcAGACGCCCAtaaacgtttggcaaacgttttgatcgctaaatgtttgtcaaacgtttggcgaaagcggctatgtaggcctactgactacctcgctaaattattacttttgcatcaatgtttacttttgcatcaaggttttacagttgccaaacacttagtcaaggtttaatgtattctTCGTCTTCTTGACAGTTGCGGTCCCCCAAACCGGGATCAGAAAATGCTTTACTTGTGAACGTGCCGACAGCAGCGAGGAATGCAATGGCGCCCATGTAAGTAATATTAAATACGAGTTATAAATATTCCTGGTTTATCTTGATTCAGTCTCAGAACATAGGCCATTCTTGAGATGATTTTGattgatcaaaaacaaaaatgaaatatgCGATATTCGCATGCTTGTTTACAAAAGGATTTTGCGCGAATTCTTTTTGAAgacaaaaatatttaatattttttgtttattacgCAACTCGAAAAAGGGCCCTTTGACTTTGTACCAATTTCGAGTCTGACTTGAAactcaaaattgggaaaattgACCAATTTTCGAGTCttgtaaatatttctttaattttggaaTGTTGTTTTGCATGTCATGCTACTCTTTTAAGCACATGAGCTGAGATGATAGGAACAAGCATCATTCTCATTCAGTTTGAAGCATACACGAACAGCGTCGTAACTTTCTTATCACCGCTCATGAGGCACTTTGTCAAAAGCTTTTGCAAAGTCCAATTATTTTGCCATGTGGATGGTTGCACCTCCTGATTATGTCATGGATTCCAGTGCTTTAATTTGaccaggatttggtcggccattctgggtccccgctgcaccaaactggtgttttgacCGCCATATTGCGACTAAAAGCCGCCTAACGCCTATGCAAgtacgaggagggttaataatagagataattccgcggGGCGTCgcatattcatacatagtccttttgttcgcaagtaggCCCTTCTATAGACATCCATTTGAAGTACCGTTTGATATGGTGCAtgattttattttctttgtaccgcACGTAAAAagcaatagaccatgtagaagctgtgtgttttgccgaagggaattctattgtgttgaaactttcatcattcttttgtctacgtgtgttttcgccgcaggtgtaaaacgggtgatggaattcagtttaaaattcccgccaaggccgaatcatttcacatgttgggtgcattgtagccgacggggacccacttatggctgccagtgaggtgtaggaatgcgtgaaatgagattcgtGAATAAGAAAGCATCATAATAGTTGAAAGTGTCATGCATGTGAAATAAAATCTCTTAAACTGCatcgtgaagttgtaaacataattaggcctatattatcttATTTGTCTTGCCGATCAAATATTTAATTCCACAAAATATGCAGGTTTTTAATTTTCATCGAttcgtgtttttgtttttttgtttagctTGACCATTCCACAAGCCCACATGGCAACGGTACCTTGCATACTTGCCTCTTTGACAACCCGACATGTTTCTATCAATTCAAAATGAATGCAGCTCAAACTGGCGAAAGAATCTCCAAAGGCTGCATGGACTATGTAAGTACATTTATTTCACTAGGCCCGGTAAAATTTAAGAATCAGCTTATTATTGTTTAGGCCTGTAGCAAACAAATATGAAAGGTTGACATCACCGACTCGCCGAGAGAAGAActaaaatcatttcaaaattatatgcgagggtcattcaaaaagttctaccttctCTTTTATAAATTTGGTTCGGTACATTGCAGTTTCTTCAAACTTAGCATGCTTTTACATTGACTGTTAGTTGCAAATGTTTATTGAATGATACCCTTtccagatttttgtaggtgacctcaGAAGCAAAATGGAAATAGTACAAAATCGTACAACGTTTCCCTCCTACGAGATTTGCTCGATATGCAATGGTTATAAAATTCCAGTTAGTCATTTTACTCTATACAAACAATAACTTTTGGGCATCTAAAAAACCCACTAAATTTGATAACCGTTCTTATCTGCTCTTAActtatcttttctttgctaaCAAGCTCGACAGAATCTCGGAAGGTGcgggttgaacatgttgaagggccTTAGCTTATTGTATTCAATTTCAAGTTTAACAATTTTTGTTATTGTCATGATCATTGTgtaataaatacaaatttatttaaAGATGAAGTAaactgcatttcgcaaactctcaatTGATCTTTGTCGATCTAATCCTTCACAATATGAGGAAAACTCTTGACCTTTTATGAATCCACCTTTTCATCCCTCTTTTCCTTCTTTCCTAATCGCTGCATGCCCAGCCTTAAGTCATCTGATGTGACCAAATTGTATTTTATGGTCTCTTCAAGTTGGTCTTCTTATGGCTTCCTtgtagataggcctatatcatgtaggcctacagatgTTCTCCATTTCCGCGGCGCTGAATCCTGATTTTCTTTTTACTTCGTCTACAACAGATGATAAAAGATATTCTCACGagacattagcatgattagggaaTAATCATGGAAAATTTGAAGAGGTTACTATTGGAAGAAACTatggtggaggtagaactttttgaatgaccctgtCACTTACTTTCGAGCTCgggtacactgtaaaaacagtgtttagcgattaaacacttttctaaacaaaattttgccaccactttgtaaacatgtttaaaagctaaacatcatgtgtcaaatttctcaacattggtcagtgatggtgtttaatttctaaacatctgacatccatattctaaacataaagtTTCTCAACACATTCTTGCCACCACTTTGTAAACACTGTTTATACAGTGCATTATTTTGATCTGTGAAAATTTCTCGATTTACACTGTCGACAACGGCGGGTCCCTAAATATTTCCCAgtcccttaagggatggggtatgaacaatttggacagtatttattgtgggacattagagcacatcagacatatcgaattgcattctgaatacgaagaatgtccttctgatatcaaataattttgatttttgaaattcgcaatgtaatacacattttatggcaaatgattaaaattgatattttgatatttaacagtaaactactcgaagtaaactttataaatctgatgatttatatttaaagtgcatgtaggtgggatgaaaagccgacgatcaattgaaaattttgacttttcgtattggagatagggatttttcccaaaaaaacaaaaaaaaattaggtctttttgggacaaaaatccatatcttcaatataaaaggtcaaaattttcaattgatcgtcggcttttcctcccagctacatacacttcaagaatatatcattagattgataaaatttacttcgaggactgttatatatcaaaaatgtgtaaaatgtcaaatttttataatttctcataaaatttgtattaggcctatattgtgaatttcaaaaaattaaaattatttgatatcagaaagacattcttcgaattcagaatgcaattcgatatgtctgatgtgctctcatgtcccacaaaaaatactgtcgaaacgctcaaaatgctcattccagatcccttaatatttcCCGTTTTGCACTGTCGACGCAGGCGGGGCCGGCCATATTTCCCGTTTTACACTATCGACATAGGCGGTTCCCCTAAATTTTTCCCGTTTTTGCACTGTCGACATAGGTGGGTCCCTAAATATTTCCCGTTTTGCATTGTCGAACTGTCGACATAGGCGGGGCACCTAAACATTTCCATGGTGGACATATAATTGACCGGTGTATCTCCATCTTTAACCCGAAAACACCGTGTTTTGGGACAATATTGGCTATAATTAAAAACGTTCATGCGCTCTGCTCAGACTGGCCCATGATCCAATACTAAAACTCACCTTCATTCTAGAATCAATATGCTTACtcccctaaattgtaatgcttctgCCGCCACTGACCGTCGAAAAACCCTCTCATTACAATGAAATTAGATGTGAACAAAATACTGGTGGATAGCATTATTGACGGCGAAAAGTAGGGCAGTTTTGGAGCATCGTTGGATTGTTTTATTCTTTAAAAACTTCAATATAAGTCAAATGTTGCCGAAAACAAATGCTTGTTATTAATTCTGTGTACTTTCGTTTTTGTCTTTGCTTCACAGGAAGAATGCATGAAAACGTATATGTGGCAATGGGACGACTTCAATTTGATATCGTGCTTTTTTGGAAACCCAGACATAGGTCCCCAACCACAGGGGTTGAACATTACGGCTTGGCCGAACGCCGAATGCATCTACTGCTGCGCCTTATGGCAGCAGGGTTACAACAACCAATTCTTTGACGGTTGCAACGTAAACCCTCCCACCAAACTCCCCCAGCTTCTATCAAACAATTGGGACGACGCGGTTGACTCTTGGGACATTTACCCTTCAAAAGTGGTCCAGGTTGAGCCTCCAGGCTACGCAGACAGTTTTAAACGCTCAGGTGCACAGCGCCACCTATTTGAAGTCACCGTGTTGGTTGCTGCAATTAGCATTGCTGGCGCTTCTTCTTTTTAAGCACTGAttatcttttgtttttcaattttgaagTTCCGGACTAAAAGACATTGAGACTTAGTTTGATTTTACTGGTTTCCTTCGTTCCTGAAACGAATTGTCACATATTCTGATGTTTTAGTGAGGCACAATTTGCAAAAAAGGTTTAATGTTGGAAACTGCATGGCTCTGGTCATTAAtcaatgaattattttcaaattgcTTTTCATGAAAGGCAATCGGTTTGAAGCACTCTAGTAAACTTTGGAATCTGTAATCAATCATGTGTAATTTATTCAATTGAATAgcatatttattaaataaacatcgttatacacaagaaaatacatttataaaatatacatgTCTTGCAGTACTCTTGTTTTCAGTAAATCTTAGTGAAATGTTGTTAGGTGTGAGTGAGTGTGTATGTATACATGTCAGTTGAAAGGCTCCGCCAATTTGAtgcaaatgtcaccaaattcataaaCGGGGGATTGGGGAATATATTCGGGAAATGCAATGAACTATTAAAAAAAATCGCATGTTGAAATTACTTTTTTGGGTCAAAACTgcaaaaaacacatacaaaaaatgGCATTTCATCCATAAACCATATGCATTGAATTAAGTGATGGCTTTGCTCACATTTATTCATGTGTCATGTGTTCTGCACACCAAATAATTAtgaagtttctactccatttaattttaaagaaatggctagttaaaatgtaacatttttgGGTAAGAAATGACAAAAACCCTTTAATAGCGTAACTTTTGCCACAGAAACGGAATTCTGGAATAGAACGTGCGGGATAAATTTGCCGAtatggcagaaaagattctccagactcttctaaacattttgatatctgatttgtccatttgaaacatctgtcctatgAAACTGTTAAATATAGAGCACTTTTGGCTGCACGTCCTCTATACTGAAAGGACAGATAAATTAATAACAtagaaacgggaaatcacaagctaagcagcatataaaAATGGACACAAAAATATCatgtagaaaaaaaaagaaggaaagaagctaaaaataaatttaacttATACCTGTtgtagtgaacgctcccatttactcaatTATCCCGCTAGTTCAATAAAATTCTGTAACATAAACAGGACCCTTGTGGCTTGTGGGGGTTCGACACTCCTGGCGAAccctaaaaaggaaagaaagagagaaagggagagaaGAGGAGGGacgggagggagagagagggagaggagaggtgGAAGAGAGGTGAGAGTAGTTCATGTGACGGGGGGTATAGAAGCTACAATAAATTGTTCATATACCTTATTGGACCGGTCTATTGGGCCTAAAATGTGATGTGCACAATGATTTTGCAAGATACAAGTATATAATATGGTACGCGTTCCATCACCCCTTCGCACCACACCCTTCATGCGCACCAATTGACTATCGCCCTGGGGC
Proteins encoded:
- the LOC140160365 gene encoding 63 kDa sperm flagellar membrane protein-like; protein product: MLKWVVFLAAVALAVAVPQTGIRKCFTCERADSSEECNGAHLDHSTSPHGNGTLHTCLFDNPTCFYQFKMNAAQTGERISKGCMDYEECMKTYMWQWDDFNLISCFFGNPDIGPQPQGLNITAWPNAECIYCCALWQQGYNNQFFDGCNVNPPTKLPQLLSNNWDDAVDSWDIYPSKVVQVEPPGYADSFKRSGAQRHLFEVTVLVAAISIAGASSF